The uncultured Fibrobacter sp. genome contains a region encoding:
- a CDS encoding M15 family metallopeptidase: MDSKICYGLRPVDSADFVEVDGYIVDKLVLDDYNKLKETFAKSGFALRIESAYRPFERQLSIWNRKASGELKLLSAEGLPMERPSDEEELMYAILTWSALPGASRHHLGTDLDVVDGNACPAGYEVELTPAECDGMFRPFHEKLTELVGAGESFGFERVFVPGRGKIQPEKWHIAHLPTSRKYLENFSLKELRALYEKTDIACKSALLDNLEKLAENYIYPYFV, from the coding sequence ATGGACTCCAAGATTTGTTACGGCCTTCGCCCGGTTGACTCTGCTGATTTTGTCGAGGTCGATGGCTATATCGTTGATAAACTGGTTCTCGACGATTACAACAAATTAAAAGAGACTTTTGCGAAGTCCGGTTTTGCTCTCCGCATAGAATCCGCCTACCGCCCGTTCGAACGTCAGCTTTCGATTTGGAACCGTAAGGCTAGCGGTGAACTCAAGCTTCTTTCCGCCGAAGGACTCCCCATGGAGCGCCCAAGCGACGAAGAAGAATTGATGTATGCGATTTTAACTTGGTCGGCGCTCCCTGGCGCAAGCCGTCACCATTTGGGGACTGATTTAGACGTGGTCGACGGCAATGCATGTCCCGCCGGCTACGAGGTGGAACTCACACCCGCCGAATGTGACGGTATGTTCCGCCCCTTCCACGAAAAGCTGACCGAACTTGTCGGGGCGGGCGAGTCCTTCGGCTTCGAGCGCGTCTTCGTGCCTGGTCGCGGTAAAATCCAGCCCGAAAAGTGGCATATCGCGCACTTGCCGACCTCGCGCAAGTACCTTGAAAATTTTTCGCTGAAAGAGCTTCGCGCCCTCTACGAAAAGACCGATATCGCTTGCAAATCGGCGCTGCTCGACAATCTCGAAAAGCTGGCTGAAAACTATATCTACCCTTACTTCGTGTAA
- a CDS encoding lipopolysaccharide assembly protein LapB, with the protein MADKRLNISPFAAIRTALTLVWLCGLVSFASAEKMEAAIQEALYLFELKGETADAIKMLEKAAMQGDEDDKEKAYFYLGKIQELAGNKTSANFYYEQSLARTSEVPKAYWLSERESATSSKPEALLKAPIQLKSPIQKTFGKDPTFLLLNDGSICKIKDDRLEKIATVPANKQIFNIDRQGIWYQPIDQDSLVFKAFYASSPNKSFPITDITHLVVDGNRVIVQGEKQLSILNNKRIVTQVADKYNGCVPEGFFAPTNEFVLNCTDNALHFISSEDGSTKKSIAQFDVIRNVLIDKNMLFLVSGNYLYGYIPKARTSPLWKISVSNIESMFPFEREIVLLEASGRISLIDRRTGMIRKTIRSDASSIHPLAKGTLGLFSGEGAITAVDTILNPLWHFNFTKPIEQAPIFTNGNLYLYFGDRKLVSLSPHYYGKKVMLSEILAQQAAYLAEHEEWDDLPGVLDSLFKLEPGNAEGWFFKALYLEQNSNNEREKQKAWSEAVRLSSGNPQTTQLILNRYSKAIGAKFVTLLPISPKTRYPQFFSGKRNLYTIDPAADRLFSINAENGELRSAKYIGALDNSPVIDNDENTLVIASGYNISIYDLNKDVSPASLQLPGKAFKMNVTENAIYVSTWNGFLLKILKPDNKLAWSRKIFSVPFLHSKSDKTIYACNLEGELVALDDDAGQTEENSARKIPGQISHLLSADSITAVASGNKLYLFNFKKKDATPLQILMENAVSSLQVITDHGERKFLVGLSDQSILLYSEAGAPLWKFNGKNAVFPKPFVKDGFAWIDQGNEVIGISLKSGKKERKYSTPGGAGTPFILNHTLFSASPKRLLYGFTL; encoded by the coding sequence ATGGCTGATAAACGGTTAAACATAAGTCCCTTCGCTGCGATTCGCACGGCATTGACGCTCGTGTGGTTATGCGGGCTTGTATCTTTTGCCTCTGCCGAAAAGATGGAAGCGGCCATTCAAGAAGCGCTTTATCTGTTCGAGCTGAAAGGCGAAACCGCAGACGCTATCAAGATGCTCGAAAAAGCCGCCATGCAAGGCGACGAAGACGACAAGGAAAAGGCTTATTTTTACCTCGGCAAAATCCAGGAACTTGCAGGCAACAAGACTTCGGCCAATTTCTACTACGAGCAGAGCTTGGCAAGAACGAGCGAAGTTCCTAAGGCTTACTGGCTTTCAGAACGAGAAAGCGCTACCAGTAGCAAGCCCGAAGCTTTGTTGAAAGCTCCGATTCAGTTAAAGAGCCCGATTCAGAAAACCTTCGGCAAAGATCCGACTTTCTTGCTTTTGAATGACGGTTCCATTTGCAAAATCAAGGACGACCGCCTCGAAAAAATCGCGACGGTTCCCGCAAACAAGCAAATTTTCAATATCGACCGTCAGGGAATCTGGTACCAGCCCATAGACCAAGATAGTCTTGTATTCAAGGCTTTCTATGCCAGCAGCCCGAACAAGAGTTTTCCGATTACAGACATTACACATCTGGTGGTTGATGGAAACAGGGTGATTGTTCAAGGCGAAAAGCAGCTTTCTATCCTGAACAACAAGCGAATTGTAACGCAAGTGGCCGACAAGTACAACGGCTGCGTGCCCGAAGGATTCTTTGCCCCCACCAATGAATTCGTCTTGAATTGCACCGACAACGCGCTCCACTTTATTTCGTCGGAAGATGGTTCTACCAAGAAATCTATCGCCCAGTTTGATGTGATTCGAAACGTCTTGATCGACAAGAACATGCTCTTCTTGGTTTCGGGCAATTACCTTTACGGCTATATTCCTAAAGCAAGAACGTCCCCGCTCTGGAAGATTTCAGTCAGCAACATCGAAAGCATGTTCCCGTTCGAACGAGAAATTGTTCTGCTCGAAGCCTCGGGAAGAATTTCCTTGATTGACAGAAGAACCGGCATGATTCGAAAAACCATTCGAAGCGACGCCTCCTCGATTCACCCGCTTGCCAAGGGAACACTTGGTTTATTCTCTGGCGAAGGCGCCATTACCGCTGTCGATACCATTCTGAATCCGCTGTGGCATTTTAACTTCACAAAGCCAATTGAGCAAGCGCCCATTTTCACGAACGGGAATCTCTATTTGTACTTTGGCGACCGCAAGCTGGTTTCGCTTTCGCCGCATTACTACGGCAAGAAGGTGATGCTTTCTGAAATCCTAGCCCAGCAAGCGGCATACCTCGCCGAACATGAAGAATGGGACGACTTGCCTGGCGTACTGGATTCCCTGTTCAAGCTGGAACCCGGCAATGCTGAAGGCTGGTTCTTTAAAGCATTGTACCTAGAACAGAACAGCAACAATGAACGCGAAAAGCAGAAAGCATGGTCAGAAGCCGTTAGACTTTCGAGCGGCAATCCGCAAACGACCCAGCTGATTTTAAACCGCTACAGCAAAGCCATTGGCGCAAAGTTCGTGACGTTGCTTCCGATTTCGCCCAAGACCCGCTACCCGCAATTCTTTAGCGGCAAGCGAAACCTGTACACGATTGACCCCGCCGCCGACAGACTCTTCAGCATTAACGCCGAAAATGGCGAACTTCGTTCTGCAAAATACATTGGAGCCCTCGACAACAGCCCCGTTATCGACAACGACGAAAACACTCTGGTTATCGCTTCGGGCTACAACATTTCGATTTACGATTTGAACAAGGATGTTTCCCCAGCCAGCTTACAGCTTCCGGGAAAAGCATTCAAGATGAACGTGACCGAAAACGCCATCTACGTTTCGACATGGAACGGATTCTTGCTCAAGATTTTGAAGCCCGACAATAAACTGGCCTGGTCGAGAAAGATTTTCTCCGTACCCTTCTTGCATTCCAAATCGGACAAGACGATTTATGCCTGCAACCTGGAAGGAGAACTTGTCGCACTTGATGACGATGCCGGACAGACCGAAGAAAATTCCGCCCGCAAGATTCCTGGACAGATTTCACATTTGCTCAGCGCAGACTCCATTACCGCAGTCGCAAGCGGCAACAAGCTTTATCTATTCAACTTCAAGAAGAAAGACGCCACCCCGCTCCAGATTCTAATGGAAAATGCAGTGTCTTCTTTGCAGGTGATTACGGATCACGGCGAAAGGAAATTCCTTGTCGGTCTTTCGGACCAATCCATTTTGCTTTACTCTGAAGCGGGCGCCCCGCTGTGGAAATTCAACGGCAAGAACGCCGTGTTCCCGAAGCCCTTTGTCAAAGACGGTTTTGCCTGGATTGACCAAGGAAACGAAGTCATAGGCATCTCTTTGAAGTCGGGTAAAAAAGAGAGGAAATACAGCACTCCAGGCGGCGCTGGCACGCCGTTTATACTGAATCATACTTTGTTCAGCGCCTCTCCGAAACGCCTGTTGTACGGATTCACGCTATAG
- a CDS encoding CDP-alcohol phosphatidyltransferase family protein, with amino-acid sequence MGKSRFILPNAFTSMNFLLGVFAICWVTGAFSSFTTSDPIRTGAYFIILSVLLDKLDGFAARLVNASSEFGAQFDSLADLIAFGLAPAFTIFFAYKTLSPEWFQANGALLIVTFSIYVLCAAMRLAKYNACDSDTYHHHFSGLPSTFAGAINAILVVYLKSNGLFENPESPMMFIPVLVMLVTGLLMVSPLFLPKLQPRKNQLFNIGQAILIVITYICGFLFISEKVPFILEYLLVLCSSYLIIGFTVGLVQRKRIIENAEKNKIEERR; translated from the coding sequence ATGGGTAAATCTCGTTTTATTTTGCCGAATGCGTTTACCAGCATGAATTTTCTTCTGGGCGTTTTTGCCATCTGTTGGGTGACCGGCGCATTCAGTTCCTTTACAACATCTGATCCTATTCGCACCGGTGCCTATTTCATTATCTTGAGCGTTCTCCTGGACAAGCTGGATGGCTTTGCCGCCCGTCTCGTGAATGCAAGTTCCGAGTTCGGCGCCCAGTTCGACAGCCTTGCCGACCTGATTGCCTTTGGCCTTGCTCCGGCCTTTACGATTTTCTTCGCCTATAAGACCCTGTCTCCGGAATGGTTCCAGGCCAACGGTGCGCTCCTGATTGTCACCTTCTCGATTTACGTACTTTGCGCCGCCATGCGCCTCGCCAAGTACAACGCCTGCGACAGCGACACCTACCACCACCACTTCTCAGGCCTTCCGTCCACCTTTGCAGGTGCAATCAACGCAATCCTGGTGGTATACCTGAAGTCCAACGGTCTGTTCGAAAATCCCGAAAGCCCCATGATGTTCATCCCCGTTCTGGTGATGCTCGTTACTGGACTTTTGATGGTGAGCCCGCTCTTCTTGCCCAAGCTCCAGCCGCGCAAGAACCAGCTGTTCAACATCGGCCAAGCAATCCTGATCGTGATTACCTATATCTGCGGATTCCTGTTCATTTCGGAAAAGGTTCCGTTCATTCTGGAATACTTGCTGGTTCTCTGCTCCAGCTACCTGATTATCGGATTTACGGTAGGCCTTGTTCAGCGTAAGCGAATCATCGAAAACGCCGAAAAGAACAAGATCGAGGAACGCCGCTAG
- the mpaA gene encoding murein tripeptide amidase MpaA, whose protein sequence is MNFSPESRGILRMPLAEYGRSALGTPLRYIPCSGPCRVLVVAGIHGEEPETTFLLSRVLRAFETPFESVAFVLCANPDGVTLGTRGNFNGVDLNRNFPTSNWSKEPVGSRSILEAPRDTLLSAGNAPGSELETAALVALIQKLAPKAILSMHAPMACVDAPANTPMVESLCEAFGIPWHADIGYPTPGSLGTWCKEQKSPECITLELPRMSLEALFDRYAHSFAEWLENV, encoded by the coding sequence ATGAACTTCTCTCCTGAATCCCGCGGAATCTTGCGCATGCCTCTTGCCGAATATGGCCGCTCCGCCCTCGGTACGCCCTTGCGCTATATCCCATGCTCCGGCCCATGCCGCGTGCTTGTGGTCGCCGGAATTCATGGCGAAGAACCCGAAACCACGTTCTTGCTGAGCCGCGTGCTCCGGGCATTCGAAACTCCTTTTGAATCAGTCGCCTTCGTCCTTTGCGCCAATCCCGATGGCGTCACGCTTGGCACCCGCGGAAACTTCAACGGGGTAGACCTGAACCGCAATTTCCCGACCTCCAATTGGAGCAAGGAACCTGTAGGCTCCCGCTCTATTCTAGAGGCCCCGCGCGACACGCTTCTCTCGGCAGGGAATGCTCCCGGAAGCGAACTGGAAACGGCCGCACTTGTCGCTCTAATCCAAAAGCTTGCGCCTAAGGCGATCCTTTCGATGCATGCGCCTATGGCCTGTGTCGACGCTCCTGCGAACACGCCTATGGTCGAATCTCTATGCGAAGCGTTCGGCATCCCTTGGCATGCCGATATCGGGTATCCGACTCCCGGCAGCCTCGGCACTTGGTGCAAGGAACAAAAAAGTCCAGAGTGTATCACCCTGGAACTTCCGAGAATGTCTTTAGAGGCTTTGTTTGACCGCTACGCCCATTCGTTTGCCGAATGGCTTGAAAACGTCTAG